The following proteins are encoded in a genomic region of Triticum dicoccoides isolate Atlit2015 ecotype Zavitan chromosome 1B, WEW_v2.0, whole genome shotgun sequence:
- the LOC119310806 gene encoding uncharacterized protein LOC119310806, which produces MVEEGKEKQGAEREDKKNMDAGKEKQGAGTDQRAQSTHQAVLDPYGATMFGSQGGQNSQQQQWLNSGAWNQGMQHTHPWMQNQRLPHASINRTQRNALNIPVSAIVYGIFNIQGNTQANLHVNLGAHTSVGEYNQVSAVLQPPANKVAYEAPMSYMQLLLAAEEEGARNASSQSQEDRLVRTENDMYMITGRYSVSSEDPFQAHVGSGAQHTSEVDDQHDIDLEPFVDNRFSESLNDLNWDNEMQTEAGGNKNGSMVSNEIASDNDSDSEDDLSSSLLQKAYEIAVTTVGEQENSGTAGEVQKLTQEDILIFLETDSIEAAQSASQEVCSHHVPHVDMFFDTDDAAYNFYNEYASIAGFSVIKASHYCGKKQGGSAATRVTFKCNRSGRVIDEEEQENRKKKRHDTRQQKTGQEPYRNARKKKANTIALTGCKAQLIVTKKDEKWVITTINLEHNHDLSPHTEVKYLHSHNYMTDEEKLLIRTFNAVKLQTRQIIAILSYLRGGNTPYTKKHVSNVRTAIGKESNQNDMMQVLTYFRKRQAEDPQFYYAFKTTKVSDDASKVLCIFWAEGYSRKMYELYGDCLSFDTTFKTNRYNLPFAPFVGVTGHG; this is translated from the exons ATGGTCGAAGAAGGCAAGGAGAAGCAAGGAGCAGAGAGAGAAGACAAGAAAAACATGGATGCAGGCAAGGAGAAGCAAGGAGCAGGAACAGATCAGAGGGCACAAAGCACTCACCAGG cTGTTCTTGATCCGTATGGAGCTACTATGTTTGGTTCTCAG GGGGGGCAAAATAGCCAACAGCAACAGTGGCTGAATTCTGGTGCTTGGAACCAAGGGATGCAACATACACACCCCTGGATGCAAAATCAGAGGCTTCCACATGCTTCTATTAACAGAACACAAAGGAATGCCCTGAATATTCCAGTGAGTGCAATTGTGTATGGTATCTTCAATATTCAAGGCAATACACAG GCAAACTTGCATGTGAACCTGGGTGCACATACTTCAGTGGGTGAGTACAACCAAGTGTCTGCTGTGCTCCAACCCCCT GCAAACAAGGTCGCTTATGAAGCCCCTATGTCATACATGCAACTCCTACTTGCTGCTGAAGAAGAG GGTGCTAGAAATGCATCATCTCAATCACAAGAAGATCGCCTTGTTCGTACTGAG AATGATATGTACATGATAACTGGGCGATACAGTGTATCTTCAGAAGATCCATTCCAAGCACATGTTGGCAGTGGAGCTCAGCATACATCTGAAGTCGATGACCAGCATGATATAGATCTTGAACCTTTTGTTGACAATCGATTTTCAGAAAGCTTGAATGATTTGAACTGGGACAATGAAATGCAGACAGAAGCAGGAGGAAACAAAAACGGCTCTATGGTGTCAAATGAGATTGCTTCTGACAATGATTCTGATTCCGAGGATGATCTTTCTTCGTCGTTGTTGCAAAAGGCCTATGAAATTGCTGTTACAACTGTTGGAGAACAAGAGAACAGTGGTACAGCTGGTGAAGTTCAAAAATTAACACAGGAAGACATACTGATATTCCTTGAAACTGACAGTATAGAAGCCGCGCAAAGTGCTAGCCAAGAAGTGTGCAGCCATCACGTACCTCATGTGGACATGTTCTTTGATACGGATGATGCAGCTTACAACTTTTACAATGAGTATGCCTCAATTGCTGGTTTTTCTGTGATTAAAGCATCTCACTATTGTGGCAAGAAACAAGGAGGCAGTGCAGCAACTCGGGTAACTTTCAAGTGCAATCGGTCAGGAAGAGTAATTGATGAAGAAGAACAAGAGAATAGGAAGAAGAAACGACATGACACAAGGCAACAGAAGACAGGACAAGAGCCCTATCGCAACGCAAGGAAGAAAAAAGCAAACACCATTGCACTAACAGGATGTAAAGCTCAGCTTATTGTCACCAAGAAGGATGAGAAGTGGGTGATAACAACCATAAACCTAGAGCACAACCATGATTTGAGTCCTCACACAGAAGTGAAATACCTTCATTCTCATAACTACATGACAGACGAGGAGAAGCTCCTAATCCGAACTTTCAATGCTGTGAAGCTACAAACAAGACAAATAATAGCAATCCTAAGTTACTTGAGAGGCGGGAACACTCCTTACACCAAAAAGCATGTAAGCAATGTTAGAACAGCCATTGGCAAAGAGAGCAATCAAAATGACATGATGCAGGTGCTCACATATTTTAGGAAGAGACAAGCTGAAGATCCACAGTTTTACTATGCGTTCAAAACAACTAAAGTCTCTGATGACGCAAGTAAAGTTTTGTGCATTTTCTGGGCTGAAGGATATTCTAGGAAAATGTATGAGTTGTATGGAGACTGCCTCAGCTTCGACACAACATTCAAGACAAACAGATACAACCTCCCATTTGCTCCCTTTGTTGGTGTCACGGGACATGGCTAG